The Anabaena sp. PCC 7108 region CCCTTGTAGGGGAGGGTCAGGGAGGGGTAGGGGGCGTTGCATAATTGCGGAATGATTTGAGAATCTGCATCAATATATAATCACCGCGTCTGGAGTGTCCCCGCGTCCCCGCGTCAGCCTCAATCATCCCATTATTCAGCAACGCCGGGTAGGGAAGCAGGGGAGTTAGGTTCTTGGAAATTATTGGTTTCATCTAATACTTTTCAAACAACCTCTTAGACATTTTTTTTGCATAAGTATATCTTAATACTGTTAAGTTAAGGATAATTTTAGGTTGGATAGAGCGACAGCGAAACCCAACACAGTCCTGAAGATGTTGGATTATGCCTACGGCAAACTACACAACCTATGAAATTTAATAGTCGTAATTCTAACTTTATCTATTTAAATATATCTGTTGATATACCCATAAAAAGTTTTTTAATTGAGATATTTAATGCCAAAAAAATCTCCGTGTCTTTTATTAATTTATTGATCACCTAACATCTTTCTCAAGTCTGATTTTCTCTTTATATTTTCACTGTAAGTTCACACAAAAAATAAATAGGATTAGTTGTAGTTAATTATGATAAAAATAATTATCGGTTGCTGAATTAAAAGATATTTTTTAAGTCTTGTCAGAACAACTAGATTCTGATATATCTAAGTCCTACAAGTATTATATTTTCAGCAATTAAATAAGCATTATATTTCTATATACCACTGGAGCAGAAAAAATGAATCATAAAAACAGCCTCATCAAATTAGAAAAGATAATTCCCAAGAACTTAATAAATCAAATCCAATATATTCATGCCAGTTTACTCTCCCGGTGGATTTTGAATTGGGGAAGTCAACCACTAATATTTAACCAAAAAGCCGCAATGGTTTTTTCTCCCCATCAAGATGATGAAACATTAGGATGTGGCGGAATGATTGCCAGAAAGAGGGAACAGGGTATACCAGTAGTTGTAACTTTTCTAACAGATGGAAGAGGTTCTCATGGCTTAGATCCACATATTCAAAATCAAATTATCAATATTCGCAAACAGGAATCACTGACGGCATTAAATATTTTGGGAGTGAAGCCTTCAGAAATTCACTTTTTAGATAAGGAAGATGGAACTTTGAAAGATTTAAAAATAGAAGAAAAACAACAGCTAATTTTCCGGATTTGTGAATTGCTTCAGCGTTATCAACCAGGAGAAGTTTATGTACCTCATCATAAAGATTGTCACAGAGATCATGAAGTTACTTATGAACTAGTTAAAGAAGCAATTTCCCAATCAGGAATTACAGTAGAATTACTAGAATATCCCATTTGGGTATTCTGGAGAGCGCCATTATTTATCCTCTTAAACTTACAGGATATTGCCTTTGCTTATCGACTATCAATTACATCAGTGCAAGATAAAAAAACTAGAGCCATTGCGGCATATCATTCTCAACTTGAAATGTTGCCTCGTGGCTTTATTCAGCGATTTTTAAATTCAGAAGAAATATTCTTTAAGGCAGATTTTTAGTGTTTGAGCATTTATCTAAAATTTGATTAAATCAAGGTGAAATCTCTACCGGTAAGCATCGTTATATTTGAGCCAAATAATGACCGTGGAGATAATTTATAAATGCGAATCCTTCATATCACCAATCATGTACAAAAAATTGGTAACGGCATTGTCAATGTAGCTGTAGACTTAGCCTGTTTACAAGCAAAAAAAGGTTTTCATGTAGCTGTCGCCTCATGTGGCGGAGAATATGAAGAATTATTAACCGAACATGGTGTTAGCCACTTTCAACTAGATCAATCAAGAACGCCATTAAACATGATTAAAGCATCTTGGCGTTATCGAGAAATTATCAAAGAATTTCAACCAGATATTGTTCATGCCCATATGATGACAGGAGTTGTATTGGCAGGAATTCTGAGAAATAGTGGTAAATATAGTTTAGTTTCTACCGTACATAATGAATTTCAACGTAGTGCAGTTTTAATGGGATTAGCAGATCGGGTAATTGCAGTTAGTCATGCAGTAGCTGATTCAATGATCCGACGTGGTATCTCAGCTAAAAAATTACGCGTGGTTGCTAATGGTACATTAAGTAGTCCTCGACATAAGAAAATTCAAGACTACCAACCGCTACCACTACATCATCCAACTATTACTACTGTAGCTGGGATGTATACTCGGAAAGGGATTAGTGAATTAATTGAGGCATTCAGCATTATTGGGAAAGATTTTCCCCAAGCACATTTATATTTAGTAGGAGAAGGTCCAGATCGGTCTATATTTGAGGCTATGGCACAAAGTACAGCTTTTGCTAATCGCATCCATTTTGAAGGTTTTCAACCAGAACCGCAAGGCTATATGTTAGCAACAGATATCTTTGTGCTTGCTTCACATTGTGAATCCTTTGGGTTAGTGCTGACAGAGGCAAGAGAAGCCGGTTGTGCAATTGTAGCCAGCGATGTAGATGGTATTCCTGAGACTTTGGATCATCGTCAAGCTGGTTTATTAGTACCACCTAAAGATAGCCAAACCTTAGCTAGTACTTTGGTGCAATTACTCAGCAATCCTGAACTAATAAACAAGTGGAAATTTCGCGCTCAACAGAATTTAGAGCGTTTCAAAGTAGAGCGAGTAAATGAAGAAACAGTGGCGATATACCGAGAATTAATCAGACAATATGATGTCCCCAAAATCATGAGAACAAGGGAATTAGTTGTAGGTAAATAGATGAGCAGATAAAAAATTGTTGCCAAAATAAATCGTGAATGTTGGGTTATGAAGTGGTTTGGGTGATTTATTAGTTAATAACCACGTCTAACCCAACCTATCAGGTTTTAAAAACATCTGCAAGAAAGCTTTCATGGAATATGAATCGATTCCTTTTTGCTCAGATGCATGGCAATTCCTTTCTCGTAATAAGCGGCTTCATTAACAAAGACAGGATAAACGGTAGACTCTCCTTCATAGCAAATATCTTTGCCTGTAAAAGTTAGGAAGATAGGATCACCTGGATGCAAAGGTTCATAGTCTTGAAACTGAAGTTTGGGGTGAATCATTGCGACAATTTCCCCATTTTCATTTCTAGGGTAATCGACAGAACCAAGAGATTTATAAAGTGTCAACTTGTTATGATTTAGGTGAGTTTGTCCTTGGTTACATTCTTCAAAATATTGTAAGATTGTATATATAAGCTGTTCTGTTTGTTGGAATAGTTCAGCATCCAAAATACCCTGGGCTACAGCACCAACTTCTATTGCAAAACCCAATTGGCATAAAGAACGGAGGAAACCATTACCTCTGGGTTGCTGGTGACTGTAAACTTTTACTAAAGGATTAATCGAACTCAAATTAGCTGCTAACTGAAGTAAAAACGGATGCATATTACCAAGAATAATACATAATCCCATGTTGGCAGTAGTGGTATGCAAATCAATAATTACATCTACAGGTTCTTGGTTTTGTGGTTGCAATATTTGTTGAATTTCTTTAGCCCGCAATTCTTCGTAAGTAAAGGAGGTAGGAGCTTGGAAATTGTCGATAGTAAAGCAACGATTCAAATCTTTATCAATATATCTTCTCCTCGCAGCAATCGCTTGAGGATTACCTAGTAATGCTAAAGTTTCAAAACTATGTTTATTAATTAAATTTGGATATTTCTGAAACTTTTTAACTAGGTAAACTCCTGTTAACTCATTACCATGACTTCCGCCAACAATTGCCACCCGGTTGATTTGATTCATAAGTGCCTCATGTATAAAATATTATAATAATAATAGCGGAAATTGTCTGCCAGCTTTAATTTATAGGACACATGAAATGTTAGTACCGCAAGGCAGAATTAGATCGTGTTCAGTTAAAGACTGATCAATAGGGAACAGCGCTGAGAGTTTTTTTTGATAAATAACTAAGTAAAGATGATATTAAAACTTAAAATGCCAGTTTCTTGAATTAATATAGAGACGCTGTACGCAACGTCTCTAGATAGTTTCGTATTTTTTTGATTGTATTACCCTTATGATGTGATTCTTTTGGGCATTTTTTCTAAAACAGTTGGCATTTGTGAGCGAATCACATTAATCAAATTTTGAGCATAACGTTGTGTAGAAAATTGGAGGGCGCGTTGCCGTGCTGCTAATCCTACACTATGGGATAGGTCTGGGTTGTCAAGATATTGAAGAATAGCTTGGGCTAATGCATCTTGATCAGCGTAAGGTGTTAACAATCCATTGACAGCGTCGGTGATAATCTCCGTTGGTCCGCCAGCATTGCCAGCAATAACCGGTTTACCTAAAGCCATAGCTTCGATAATCACAATCCCAAATGGCTCTTGATCAGAAGCATGAACAAATATATCCATTGCTTGTACCCATTCAGGAATATTACGCTGTAACCCGGCCATAATTATGCGATCGCATAACCCTAAATCAGTTATTTGTTTTTTTAAGAAATCCTCATAGTCTGGTTCCAAATCGTGTTTACCACCGACGATCACACAATTAGCATCAGGATATTTTTGCAAAACTTGGGGCATAGCTTGCACTAGTACGTGCATTCCCTTCCATCTCTGCAAACGTCCGACAATGCCAATTAAAGGACCATGCAATGGTAAACCGAGCTTTTGGCGTGCTTCTGCTGGAGTGGGTAACACAGTAGGCTCAAATCGATCCAGGGCGACACCAGGGTAAACTAAGGGTGTGGGTCTGTGAGGCCAAATCTGTGACTGTGCTTTTTGTCCATCTTGGCAGAGGGTGATAATTGCCTTAGCAGGGATTAAAGTAGCAAGACGCACTAACCAGGTTTTATCACTAGGTACTTCTAGCTGATACCACAAAGCAGGCAACCCCGCTAACATAGCCGCCAGTCCCCCAGTGATGTGGGTGATCCACATCCAATTGAGAATCATGTCTGCGCCTTCACGGCGGGCGATCGCAGCTATCCGAACAATAGTCGCAATCAAACGATGGACTTGACGCAAACGACCGCTTTCGATAACTCTGGTATCAATGCCCAGGTTTCTCACTTGTTCCACCATTGGACCATCTTCTAAGAAGATTGCCAACCATTCTACATGAGCATTACGCCCTTGCTGCATCAAATCCCAAAACATCATTTCACCGCCGCCTCTTTGCTCGGCTAACGGCATGATCACAACTACTTTCATAATTTAAACCTTAATTCCTTGATGTTGATAATATTTATGTCCTGCCA contains the following coding sequences:
- a CDS encoding aspartoacylase, with amino-acid sequence MNQINRVAIVGGSHGNELTGVYLVKKFQKYPNLINKHSFETLALLGNPQAIAARRRYIDKDLNRCFTIDNFQAPTSFTYEELRAKEIQQILQPQNQEPVDVIIDLHTTTANMGLCIILGNMHPFLLQLAANLSSINPLVKVYSHQQPRGNGFLRSLCQLGFAIEVGAVAQGILDAELFQQTEQLIYTILQYFEECNQGQTHLNHNKLTLYKSLGSVDYPRNENGEIVAMIHPKLQFQDYEPLHPGDPIFLTFTGKDICYEGESTVYPVFVNEAAYYEKGIAMHLSKKESIHIP
- a CDS encoding PIG-L deacetylase family protein is translated as MNHKNSLIKLEKIIPKNLINQIQYIHASLLSRWILNWGSQPLIFNQKAAMVFSPHQDDETLGCGGMIARKREQGIPVVVTFLTDGRGSHGLDPHIQNQIINIRKQESLTALNILGVKPSEIHFLDKEDGTLKDLKIEEKQQLIFRICELLQRYQPGEVYVPHHKDCHRDHEVTYELVKEAISQSGITVELLEYPIWVFWRAPLFILLNLQDIAFAYRLSITSVQDKKTRAIAAYHSQLEMLPRGFIQRFLNSEEIFFKADF
- a CDS encoding glycosyltransferase family 4 protein; this encodes MRILHITNHVQKIGNGIVNVAVDLACLQAKKGFHVAVASCGGEYEELLTEHGVSHFQLDQSRTPLNMIKASWRYREIIKEFQPDIVHAHMMTGVVLAGILRNSGKYSLVSTVHNEFQRSAVLMGLADRVIAVSHAVADSMIRRGISAKKLRVVANGTLSSPRHKKIQDYQPLPLHHPTITTVAGMYTRKGISELIEAFSIIGKDFPQAHLYLVGEGPDRSIFEAMAQSTAFANRIHFEGFQPEPQGYMLATDIFVLASHCESFGLVLTEAREAGCAIVASDVDGIPETLDHRQAGLLVPPKDSQTLASTLVQLLSNPELINKWKFRAQQNLERFKVERVNEETVAIYRELIRQYDVPKIMRTRELVVGK
- a CDS encoding glycosyltransferase family 4 protein, with amino-acid sequence MKVVVIMPLAEQRGGGEMMFWDLMQQGRNAHVEWLAIFLEDGPMVEQVRNLGIDTRVIESGRLRQVHRLIATIVRIAAIARREGADMILNWMWITHITGGLAAMLAGLPALWYQLEVPSDKTWLVRLATLIPAKAIITLCQDGQKAQSQIWPHRPTPLVYPGVALDRFEPTVLPTPAEARQKLGLPLHGPLIGIVGRLQRWKGMHVLVQAMPQVLQKYPDANCVIVGGKHDLEPDYEDFLKKQITDLGLCDRIIMAGLQRNIPEWVQAMDIFVHASDQEPFGIVIIEAMALGKPVIAGNAGGPTEIITDAVNGLLTPYADQDALAQAILQYLDNPDLSHSVGLAARQRALQFSTQRYAQNLINVIRSQMPTVLEKMPKRITS